A stretch of Eleutherodactylus coqui strain aEleCoq1 chromosome 9, aEleCoq1.hap1, whole genome shotgun sequence DNA encodes these proteins:
- the ID4 gene encoding DNA-binding protein inhibitor ID-4, translating into MKAVSPVRPHSRRAPLSGGVCGELALHCLSEHSLGVARYKMEEEESLCLQYDMNDCYSRLKRLVPTIPPNKKVSKVEILQHVIDYILDLQLALDTHPVLLRQQTPARTPLTDLNTDLAASVVNTEGDSILCR; encoded by the exons ATGAAAGCTGTCAGCCCTGTGCGTCCCCACAGCCGGAGAGCCCCATTGTCGGGGGGCGTGTGTGGGGAGCTGGCGCTGCACTGCCTCTCTGAACACAGCCTTGGTGTAGCTCGTtacaagatggaagaagaggagtccTTGTGTCTGCAATATGACATGAATGACTGTTACAGCCGCCTCAAGAGGCTGGTGCCCACCATACCCCCGAACAAGAAAGTCAGCAAAGTGGAGATCCTGCAGCACGTTATAGACTACATACTGGACCTGCAGTTGGCACTGGACACGCACCCTGTGCTGCTTAGGCAGCAGACACCTGCCAGGACCCCTCTGACGGACCTCAATACAGACCTG GCTGCATCAGTGGTGAACACGGAAGGGGATAGTATACTATGTCGCTAG